In Vigna angularis cultivar LongXiaoDou No.4 chromosome 8, ASM1680809v1, whole genome shotgun sequence, one DNA window encodes the following:
- the LOC108344000 gene encoding PR5-like receptor kinase, with protein sequence MFRRFTLFLLFSATAATLLLPTTCDVNFSTSSMLLGQNHSKIVNKVGDLFMACVGRKKFLLKLYTDCSRPHRSLAETSVINRSVATHQNCNGSRACIINATSQGFISPVSTPDLKSPPPRSPLQSSPPYTRRSRSISLPPGSAPAPAPELMFFGGSGNFGDSDGTYSSHDDQVNWIIIIIIIIIVGVVSVVVGGCVFIFCCFRRKSSTRLVKFSVVIGGCVSIFRCFRQYSTRLVKFSVVIGVCVSIFRCFRQYSIRLVKFRFTRNNDSNIEAFLRNQGAIAQKRYKFSEVKKMTNSFKVKLGQGGFGTVYEGKLQTGSPVAVKLLKASKRNGEEFINEVASISRTSHVNIVTLVGFCLEGSKKALIYEFMANGSLDKFIYNRGPENIVSLTWENLYQIAIGIARGLEYLHRGCNTKILHFDIKPHNILLDENFCPKISDFGLAKLCPRNESIISMSDKRGTMGYYAPEMVNRHFGGVSQKSDVYSYGMMLLEMVGGRKNINPEASHTSEIYFPHFAYRRLDVDIDVDNDVRPYEVMNAEEGEIAKRMTVVGLWCIQSLPSDRPTMSRVVEMLEGNMNSLEMPPKPLFSSPSRSET encoded by the exons ATGTTCCGCAGATTCACTCTCTTCCTTCTGTTCTCTGCAACTGCAGCAACGCTTCTTCTTCCAACTACATGTGATGTGAACTTCAGCACTTCGTCTATGCTTCTGG GTCAAAACCACTCAAAAATCGTAAACAAAGTCGGTGATCTTTTCATGGCATGTGTCGGTAGAAAAA aatttcttttaaaattgtatacAGATTGCAGCAGACCCCACAGGAGTCTGGCAGAAACTAGTGTTATTAACCGGAGTGTTGCTACTCACCAGA ATTGCAACGGTAGTCGAGCTTGTATTATCAACGCAACATCGCAGGGTTTCATATCGCCCGTGTCGACACCAGATTTAAAGTCACCGCCACCACGGTCACCGCTGCAATCATCACCACCATATACACGACGATCACGATCAATTTCTTTACCACCAGGATCGGCACCAGCACCAGCGCCTGAATTAATGttttttggaggaagtggaaatTTTGGTGATTCAG ATGGCACATATAGCTCACATGACGACCAGGTCAAttggataattataattataattataattattgtag GTGTTGTAAGTGTTGTAGTTGGAGGATGTGTCttcatattttgttgttttagaCGCAAGTCTTCAACCCGACTGGTCAAATTTAGTGTTGTAATTGGAGGATGTGTCTCCATATTTCGTTGTTTTAGACAGTATTCAACCCGACTGGTCAAATTTAGTGTTGTAATTGGAGTGTGTGTCTCCATATTTCGTTGTTTTAGACAGTATTCAATCCGACTGGTCAAATTTCGTTTTACCAGAAACAATGATTCAAATATTGAAGCATTCTTAAGAAATCAAGGAGCCATAGCACAGAAAAGATACAAATTTTCAGAAGTGAAGAAAATGACCAATTCATTCAAAGTTAAACTTGGTCAAGGTGGTTTTGGTACAGTATACGAAGGAAAACTACAAACGGGTAGCCCTGTGGCCGTAAAGTTACTGAAAGCATCCAAAAGAAATGGTGAAGAGTTCATCAATGAGGTTGCCAGCATCAGTAGAACATCTCATGTTAATATTGTCACACTTGTTGGATTTTGTTTGGAAGGCTCCAAAAAGGCTCTCATCTATGAGTTTATGGCTAATGGTTCTTTGGATAAGTTCATCTACAACAGAGGGCCAGAAAATATTGTATCTTTGACCTGGGagaatttatatcaaattgCCATTGGAATAGCTAGAGGGTTGGAGTACTTGCACAGAGGCTGCAACactaaaattttacattttgatATAAAGCCACATAATATTCTTTTGGACGAGAATTTTTGTCCTAAAATATCAGATTTTGGACTAGCAAAGCTCTGTCCCAGGAATGAAAGCATTATTTCTATGTCTGATAAAAGAGGAACAATGGGGTATTATGCTCCTGAAATGGTCAATAGACATTTTGGTGGGGTTTCACAAAAGTCTGATGTGTACAGTTATGGAATGATGCTACTGGAAATGGTAGGAGGAAGGAAGAACATTAATCCTGAAGCTAGTCATACGAGTGAGATATACTTCCCCCATTTTGCATACAGAAGACTTGATGTGGATATTGATGTTGATAATGATGTGAGACCATATGAAGTGATGAATGCAGAAGAAGGTGAGATTGCAAAGAGAATGACTGTAGTTGGCTTATGGTGCATTCAATCACTTCCAAGTGATAGACCTACAATGAGCAGAGTGGTAGAAATGTTGGAAGGTAACATGAATTCTTTGGAAATGCCTCCAAAGCctttgttttcttctccttctagaTCAGAAACATAA
- the LOC108343960 gene encoding LEAF RUST 10 DISEASE-RESISTANCE LOCUS RECEPTOR-LIKE PROTEIN KINASE-like 2.5 isoform X1, which yields MYANALKLNMFCRFTLFFLFSATVATLLLPTTCHVNLSPSTMPLGQNQSKIVHKVGDVFMGCDDRKNCSSNVDNNSAYGSRILNEVSQNANDVSQNEVTQNASATTTVTQVCKGKSCVTNSTSQTSVSPVSSPNLKSPSPSSSPLSSPPTLSPRSSPSSPVTDYTYTNKHHRRRIIIIIIIGVVSAVTGGLFFILFCLRRKSSTRLVKFCFTTNSDSNVEAFLRNHGAIAQKRYKFSEVQKMTNSFKVKLGQGGFGTVYKGTLLTGSPVAVKLLKASKRNDEEFINEVASISRTSHVNIVSLVGFCLEGSKKALIYEFMANGSLDKFIYNRGPENIASLTWENLYQIAIGIARGLEYLHRGCNTKILHFDIKPHNILLDENFCPKISDFGLAKLCPRNESIISVSDARGTMGYLAPEMINRHFGGVSQKSDVYSYGMMLLEMVGGRKNINPEASHTSEIYFPHFAYRTLDVDNDVRPYEVMNAEEDEIAKRMTVVGLWCIQSLPNDRPTMSRVVDMLEDNMNSLEMPPKPLFSSPTRSET from the exons ATGTATGCAAATGCATTGAAACTAAACATGTTCTGCAGATTCACCCTCTTCTTTCTGTTCTCTGCAACTGTAGCAACGCTTCTTCTTCCAACTACATGTCATGTGAACTTGAGCCCTTCGACTATGCCTCTGG GCCAAAACCAGTCAAAAATCGTACACAAAGTTGGTGATGTCTTCATGGGGTGTGATGATAGAAAAA ATTGCAGCAGCAATGTGGATAATAATTCTGCTTACGGGTCACGGATACTTAATGAAGTATCACAAAATGCAAATGACGTGTCACAAAATGAAGTGACACAAAATGCTAGTGCTACTACAACTGTTACCCAGG TttgcaagggtaaaagttgtgTTACAAACTCAACATCCCAGACATCAGTATCGCCTGTGTCGTCACCAAATTTAAAGTCACCCTCGCCGTCGTCGTCGCCGTTATCATCACCACCGACGCTTTCACCAAGatcatcaccatcatcaccaGTAACAG ATTACACATACACAAATAAACACCACCGGAGAaggataattataattattattatag GTGTCGTAAGTGCGGTAACTGGAGGACTTTTCTTCATACTTTTTTGTCTTAGACGTAAGTCTTCCACCCGACTagtcaaattttgttttaccaCAAACAGTGATTCAAATGTCGAAGCTTTCTTAAGAAATCATGGAGCCATAGCGCAGAAAAGATACAAATTTTCAGAAGTGCAGAAAATGACTAATTCATTCAAAGTTAAACTTGGTCAAGGTGGTTTTGGTACAGTATACAAAGGAACACTACTCACGGGTAGTCCTGTGGCTGTAAAGTTACTGAAAGCATCCAAAAGAAATGACGAAGAGTTCATCAATGAGGTTGCCAGCATCAGTAGAACATCACATGTTAATATTGTCTCACTTGTTGGATTTTGTTTGGAAGGCTCCAAAAAGGCTCTCATCTATGAGTTTATGGCTAATGGTTCTTTGGATAAGTTCATCTACAACAGAGGGCCAGAAAATATTGCATCTTTGACCTGGGagaatttatatcaaattgCCATAGGAATAGCTCGAGGGTTGGAGTACTTGCACAGAGGCTGCAACactaaaattttacattttgacaTAAAACCACATAATATTCTTTTGGATGAGAATTTTTGTCCTAAAATATCAGATTTTGGACTAGCAAAGCTCTGTCCCAGGAATGAAAGCATTATTTCTGTGTCTGATGCAAGAGGAACAATGGGGTATTTAGCTCCTGAAATGATCAATAGACATTTTGGAGGAGTTTCACAAAAGTCTGATGTGTATAGTTATGGAATGATGCTACTGGAAATGGTAGGAGGAAGGAAGAACATTAATCCTGAAGCTAGTCATACGAGTGAGATATACTTCCCACATTTTGCATACAGAACACTTGATGTGGATAATGATGTGAGACCGTATGAAGTGATGAATGCAGAAGAAGATGAGATTGCAAAGAGAATGACTGTAGTTGGCTTATGGTGCATTCAATCACTTCCAAATGATAGACCTACAATGAGCAGAGTGGTAGATATGTTGGAAGATAACATGAATTCCTTGGAAATGCCTCCAAAACCTTTGTTTTCTTCTCCTACTAGATCAGAAACATAA
- the LOC108343960 gene encoding LEAF RUST 10 DISEASE-RESISTANCE LOCUS RECEPTOR-LIKE PROTEIN KINASE-like 2.5 isoform X2 codes for MYANALKLNMFCRFTLFFLFSATVATLLLPTTCHVNLSPSTMPLGQNQSKIVHKVGDVFMGCDDRKNCSSNVDNNSAYGSRILNEVSQNANDVSQNEVTQNASATTTVTQVCKGKSCVTNSTSQTSVSPVSSPNLKSPSPSSSPLSSPPTLSPRSSPSSPVTGVVSAVTGGLFFILFCLRRKSSTRLVKFCFTTNSDSNVEAFLRNHGAIAQKRYKFSEVQKMTNSFKVKLGQGGFGTVYKGTLLTGSPVAVKLLKASKRNDEEFINEVASISRTSHVNIVSLVGFCLEGSKKALIYEFMANGSLDKFIYNRGPENIASLTWENLYQIAIGIARGLEYLHRGCNTKILHFDIKPHNILLDENFCPKISDFGLAKLCPRNESIISVSDARGTMGYLAPEMINRHFGGVSQKSDVYSYGMMLLEMVGGRKNINPEASHTSEIYFPHFAYRTLDVDNDVRPYEVMNAEEDEIAKRMTVVGLWCIQSLPNDRPTMSRVVDMLEDNMNSLEMPPKPLFSSPTRSET; via the exons ATGTATGCAAATGCATTGAAACTAAACATGTTCTGCAGATTCACCCTCTTCTTTCTGTTCTCTGCAACTGTAGCAACGCTTCTTCTTCCAACTACATGTCATGTGAACTTGAGCCCTTCGACTATGCCTCTGG GCCAAAACCAGTCAAAAATCGTACACAAAGTTGGTGATGTCTTCATGGGGTGTGATGATAGAAAAA ATTGCAGCAGCAATGTGGATAATAATTCTGCTTACGGGTCACGGATACTTAATGAAGTATCACAAAATGCAAATGACGTGTCACAAAATGAAGTGACACAAAATGCTAGTGCTACTACAACTGTTACCCAGG TttgcaagggtaaaagttgtgTTACAAACTCAACATCCCAGACATCAGTATCGCCTGTGTCGTCACCAAATTTAAAGTCACCCTCGCCGTCGTCGTCGCCGTTATCATCACCACCGACGCTTTCACCAAGatcatcaccatcatcaccaGTAACAG GTGTCGTAAGTGCGGTAACTGGAGGACTTTTCTTCATACTTTTTTGTCTTAGACGTAAGTCTTCCACCCGACTagtcaaattttgttttaccaCAAACAGTGATTCAAATGTCGAAGCTTTCTTAAGAAATCATGGAGCCATAGCGCAGAAAAGATACAAATTTTCAGAAGTGCAGAAAATGACTAATTCATTCAAAGTTAAACTTGGTCAAGGTGGTTTTGGTACAGTATACAAAGGAACACTACTCACGGGTAGTCCTGTGGCTGTAAAGTTACTGAAAGCATCCAAAAGAAATGACGAAGAGTTCATCAATGAGGTTGCCAGCATCAGTAGAACATCACATGTTAATATTGTCTCACTTGTTGGATTTTGTTTGGAAGGCTCCAAAAAGGCTCTCATCTATGAGTTTATGGCTAATGGTTCTTTGGATAAGTTCATCTACAACAGAGGGCCAGAAAATATTGCATCTTTGACCTGGGagaatttatatcaaattgCCATAGGAATAGCTCGAGGGTTGGAGTACTTGCACAGAGGCTGCAACactaaaattttacattttgacaTAAAACCACATAATATTCTTTTGGATGAGAATTTTTGTCCTAAAATATCAGATTTTGGACTAGCAAAGCTCTGTCCCAGGAATGAAAGCATTATTTCTGTGTCTGATGCAAGAGGAACAATGGGGTATTTAGCTCCTGAAATGATCAATAGACATTTTGGAGGAGTTTCACAAAAGTCTGATGTGTATAGTTATGGAATGATGCTACTGGAAATGGTAGGAGGAAGGAAGAACATTAATCCTGAAGCTAGTCATACGAGTGAGATATACTTCCCACATTTTGCATACAGAACACTTGATGTGGATAATGATGTGAGACCGTATGAAGTGATGAATGCAGAAGAAGATGAGATTGCAAAGAGAATGACTGTAGTTGGCTTATGGTGCATTCAATCACTTCCAAATGATAGACCTACAATGAGCAGAGTGGTAGATATGTTGGAAGATAACATGAATTCCTTGGAAATGCCTCCAAAACCTTTGTTTTCTTCTCCTACTAGATCAGAAACATAA
- the LOC108345307 gene encoding LEAF RUST 10 DISEASE-RESISTANCE LOCUS RECEPTOR-LIKE PROTEIN KINASE-like 2.4, translating into MGVFIICIIVCCFRYKLFTPLIRCCLTTKNDQDIEAFLKVHGAVSQKRYKFAEVKKMTNSLKVKLGQGGFGAVYKGQLPSGIPVAVKLLNGSKRNGEEFMNEVASISRTSHVNIVSLLGFCFEGSKKALIYEFMANGSLEKFIYKRGTETITSLSWENLYQISIGTARGLEYLHRGCNTRILHFDIKPHNILLDENLCPKISDFGLAKLCPRKESIISMADTRGTMGYVAPEMCNRQFGGVSHKSDVYSYGMMLLEMVGGRKNIDAEVSHTSEIYFPHLVHKRLALDKDLRPDEVMSTEENEIAKRMSIVGLWCIQTFPNDRPTMSKVVDMLEGNINFLEMPPKPMFSSPTRSDS; encoded by the coding sequence ATGGGAGTATTCATTATATGTATCATAGTTTGTTGCTTTAGATACAAGTTATTTACTCCACTGATCAGATGTTGTTTGACCACAAAGAATGACCAAGATATTGAAGCATTCTTAAAAGTTCATGGAGCCGTGTCACAAAAAAGATACAAATTTGCAGAAGTCAAGAAGATGACGAATTCCCTCAAAGTTAAACTTGGTCAAGGTGGTTTCGGTGCAGTGTACAAAGGACAACTACCCTCAGGCATCCCTGTGGCTGTAAAACTATTGAATGGATCCAAAAGAAATGGAGAAGAATTTATGAATGAGGTTGCTAGCATCAGTCGAACCTCTCATGTCAACATTGTGTCACTTCTTGGATTTTGCTTTGAAGGTAGCAAGAAAGCTCTCATCTATGAGTTCATGGCTAATGGTTCTCTGGAAAAGTTTATCTACAAAAGAGGGACAGAAACCATAACATCGTTGAGTTGGGAGAATTTATACCAAATCTCGATAGGAACAGCTCGAGGGTTGGAGTACTTACACAGAGGATGCAACACTCGAATTTTACATTTTGATATAAAACCACATAATATTCTTTTGGATGAGAACTTGTGTCCAAAGATATCAGATTTTGGGTTAGCAAAGCTGTGTCCCAGAAAAGAGAGCATTATTTCCATGGCAGATACTAGAGGAACAATGGGGTATGTGGCTCCAGAAATGTGCAATAGACAATTTGGTGGAGTTTCACACAAGTCAGATGTTTACAGTTATGGGATGATGTTGCTGGAAATGGTAGGAGGGAGGAAGAACATTGATGCTGAAGTGAGTCATACAAGTGAGATATACTTCCCACATTTGGTGCACAAGAGGCTTGCCCTGGACAAGGATTTAAGACCTGATGAAGTGATGAGCACTGAAGAAAATGAGATTGCAAAGCGAATGAGCATAGTAGGTTTATGGTGCATTCAAACCTTTCCAAATGATAGACCTACGATGAGCAAAGTAGTGGACATGCTGGAAGGCAACATCAATTTCTTGGAAATGCCACCAAAACCTATGTTTTCTTCACCTACAAGATCTGACAGCTGA